Proteins found in one Actinokineospora alba genomic segment:
- a CDS encoding phytoene desaturase family protein has translation MNRDSYDVVVVGGGHNALVAAAYLAKAGRSVVVLERLGHTGGAAVSASPFPGVWLSRYSYLVSLLPDRIVADLGLRLDLRSRAVSSYTPTVRDGRATGLLVERDPGRVTAASFRALTGSDAEFGRWQEFYGDLARVARALAPTMLDPLPSAAAARDLVVGAAGEKVWRQIFERPLGEAIEETFTDDLVRGVVATDALIGTHTSLGSPDLLANRCFLYHLIGNATGEWRVPVGGMGAVTGELLRVAREAGAEIVTGAEVTRVDADGKSAEVTVGGRVIGAGFVLSGVAPAVLDRLRGRPAVSPVGAQLKINLLLDRLPRLRSGVDPRQAFAGTFHLDESYVELESAYQLSLSGKVPEFPPGEMYCHTLTDPSILAPELAASGAHTLTLFGLQLPPALFADDTMCGELVDRFAAGLDRHLLDPIADCVARDADGNPCVEARTPLDLEEELRMPGGNIFHGDLSWPFADEGGWGVETDVPNLFVCGSGARRGGGVSGIGGHNAAMAVLGG, from the coding sequence GTGAACAGGGACAGCTACGACGTCGTCGTTGTCGGCGGTGGGCACAACGCGCTGGTCGCGGCGGCCTACCTGGCCAAAGCCGGGCGCTCGGTGGTGGTGCTGGAACGCCTGGGCCACACCGGTGGCGCCGCGGTGAGCGCGAGCCCGTTCCCCGGGGTGTGGCTCTCGCGCTACTCGTACCTGGTGAGCCTGCTGCCGGACCGGATCGTGGCGGACTTGGGTCTGCGGCTGGATCTGCGCTCCCGTGCGGTGTCCTCGTACACCCCGACCGTCCGCGACGGCCGCGCCACCGGCCTGCTGGTCGAGCGCGATCCCGGACGGGTGACCGCGGCGTCGTTCCGCGCGCTGACCGGCTCGGACGCCGAATTCGGGCGCTGGCAGGAGTTCTACGGCGACCTCGCCCGGGTGGCCCGCGCGCTTGCGCCGACAATGCTCGACCCGCTCCCATCCGCGGCGGCGGCCCGCGACCTGGTAGTCGGGGCGGCAGGGGAGAAGGTCTGGCGGCAGATTTTCGAACGCCCGCTGGGGGAGGCGATCGAGGAGACCTTCACCGACGACCTGGTGCGCGGCGTCGTCGCCACCGACGCCCTCATCGGCACGCACACGTCGCTCGGGTCACCGGACCTGTTGGCCAACCGGTGTTTCCTCTACCACCTGATCGGCAACGCGACGGGGGAGTGGCGGGTTCCGGTCGGCGGCATGGGTGCGGTCACCGGAGAACTCCTGCGCGTGGCGCGGGAAGCGGGCGCCGAGATCGTGACCGGCGCTGAGGTGACGAGGGTGGACGCGGACGGCAAGTCAGCCGAAGTCACCGTTGGAGGCCGTGTGATCGGCGCGGGGTTTGTCCTGTCGGGGGTGGCGCCCGCCGTACTCGACCGGCTGCGGGGACGCCCGGCGGTATCGCCTGTCGGCGCCCAGTTGAAGATCAACCTGCTGTTGGACCGGCTGCCGCGGCTGCGTTCCGGCGTCGACCCGCGGCAGGCGTTCGCGGGGACGTTCCACCTTGATGAGTCCTATGTGGAGCTGGAGAGCGCCTACCAACTCAGCCTTTCCGGGAAGGTGCCGGAATTTCCGCCGGGCGAGATGTACTGCCACACGCTCACCGACCCGTCCATCCTGGCACCGGAACTCGCCGCGAGCGGGGCCCACACGCTGACGTTGTTCGGGCTGCAGTTGCCGCCCGCCCTGTTCGCCGACGACACCATGTGCGGCGAACTGGTCGATCGCTTCGCGGCGGGGTTGGACCGGCACCTACTCGACCCGATCGCCGACTGCGTGGCCCGTGACGCTGACGGAAATCCCTGCGTCGAGGCGCGAACACCGCTCGACCTCGAGGAGGAACTGCGGATGCCGGGCGGAAACATCTTCCACGGGGATTTGTCGTGGCCGTTCGCCGACGAAGGGGGCTGGGGCGTGGAGACCGATGTGCCGAACCTGTTCGTGTGCGGCAGCGGTGCTCGGCGTGGTGGCGGGGTGAGCGGGATTGGCGGTCACAACGCGGCGATGGCGGTGCTCGGGGGTTGA
- a CDS encoding FdhF/YdeP family oxidoreductase has product MVRQSPDKDVDESDLSVTTPKQWAAGIPGVAVSLKRSVEQMGVVRTAKTLRLLNQRDGFDCPGCAWPEPGHRHAAEFCENGAKAVAEEATKRRVGPEFFAEHAVADLAERTDYWLGGQGRLTHPMVLREGGTHYEPISWDDAFTLVAERLRALSTPDEAVFYTSGRTSNEAAFLYQLLVRSFGTNNLPDCSNMCHESSGAALSETTGVGKGSVSLADFELADLIIVVGQNPGTNHPRMLTALEKAKRAGAQIIAVNPLPEAGLMRFKNPQNVRGVLGKGTELADEFCQIRIGGDQALFQAIGNLLLAWEAANPGTVVDQDFVDNRTIGFAEYAESVRELDWDVVVAATGMAREQIEKVARMMADSKRTIVCWAMGLTQHKHSVPTIREIANVVLLRGMIGKPGAGLCPVRGHSNVQGDRTMGIWEKMPEKFLSALETEFGIEVPRTHGHDTVSAIRAMRDGNAKVFVAVGGNFAAATPDTEVTEAALRSCDLTVQVSTKLNRSHVVHGRTALILPTRGRTERDTQESGDQFVTVEDSMSVVHRSEGRLDPASEHLRSEVDIVCGIADALLGPGHPVPWTDFPRDYDLIRERISRVVPGCESYNERVREPDGFVLPHAPRDAREFTGTRSGKAAFTANELTVPFVPEGRLLLQTLRSHDQYNTTIYGLDDRYRGIKDARRVVLVNPDDLTALGFEDGQLVDLIGEWPDRERRAERFRVVSYPTARGCAAAYFPEANSLVPLDSTADTSNTPTSKSIVIRLEGTTPPAAP; this is encoded by the coding sequence ATGGTGCGCCAGTCCCCCGACAAAGACGTCGACGAGTCCGACCTGTCCGTGACCACCCCGAAGCAGTGGGCCGCCGGGATCCCCGGTGTCGCGGTCTCGCTGAAGCGCAGTGTCGAGCAGATGGGTGTGGTGCGCACGGCCAAGACGTTGCGCCTGCTCAACCAGCGCGACGGGTTCGACTGCCCGGGCTGCGCCTGGCCGGAACCCGGGCACCGGCATGCCGCCGAATTCTGCGAGAACGGCGCGAAGGCGGTCGCCGAGGAGGCCACGAAGCGGCGGGTCGGGCCGGAGTTCTTCGCCGAGCACGCGGTGGCGGACCTGGCCGAGCGCACCGACTACTGGCTCGGCGGGCAAGGCCGACTGACTCACCCGATGGTGTTGCGCGAGGGCGGGACGCACTACGAGCCGATCTCCTGGGACGACGCGTTCACCCTGGTCGCCGAACGCCTGCGCGCGCTGTCCACGCCCGACGAGGCGGTGTTCTACACCTCCGGCCGGACCAGCAACGAGGCCGCGTTCCTCTACCAACTGCTGGTGCGCTCGTTCGGCACGAACAACCTGCCGGACTGCTCGAACATGTGCCACGAGTCCTCCGGCGCGGCGCTGTCGGAGACCACCGGCGTCGGCAAGGGCTCGGTGTCGCTGGCCGACTTCGAGCTGGCCGACCTGATCATCGTCGTCGGTCAGAACCCGGGCACGAACCATCCCCGGATGCTGACCGCCCTGGAGAAGGCCAAGCGGGCGGGCGCCCAGATCATCGCGGTGAATCCGCTGCCCGAGGCCGGTTTGATGCGGTTCAAGAACCCGCAGAACGTGCGCGGGGTGCTGGGGAAGGGCACCGAGCTGGCCGACGAGTTCTGCCAGATCCGCATCGGCGGAGACCAGGCACTGTTCCAGGCCATCGGGAACCTGCTGCTCGCCTGGGAGGCTGCGAACCCGGGCACGGTCGTGGACCAGGACTTCGTCGACAACCGCACGATCGGGTTCGCCGAGTACGCCGAGAGCGTCCGCGAGCTCGACTGGGACGTCGTCGTCGCCGCGACCGGGATGGCGCGGGAGCAGATCGAGAAGGTCGCCCGGATGATGGCCGACTCGAAGCGCACGATCGTCTGCTGGGCGATGGGCCTGACCCAGCACAAGCACTCGGTGCCGACGATCCGCGAGATCGCGAACGTGGTGCTGCTGCGGGGAATGATCGGCAAACCGGGTGCGGGACTGTGCCCGGTGCGCGGGCATTCGAATGTGCAGGGCGACCGGACGATGGGCATCTGGGAGAAGATGCCGGAGAAGTTCCTGTCGGCGCTGGAAACCGAGTTCGGCATCGAAGTCCCGCGCACGCACGGCCACGACACCGTCTCCGCGATACGCGCGATGCGCGACGGGAACGCGAAGGTCTTCGTGGCTGTCGGCGGCAACTTCGCCGCCGCCACACCGGACACCGAGGTCACCGAAGCCGCCCTGCGGTCGTGTGACCTGACCGTGCAGGTGTCGACCAAGCTGAACCGCTCGCACGTCGTGCATGGGCGGACCGCTCTGATCCTGCCGACGCGGGGGCGCACGGAACGCGACACCCAGGAGTCCGGCGACCAGTTCGTCACGGTCGAGGACTCGATGTCGGTCGTGCACCGGTCCGAGGGTCGCTTGGACCCGGCGAGCGAGCACCTCCGGTCCGAAGTGGACATCGTGTGCGGTATCGCCGACGCACTACTCGGGCCTGGGCATCCGGTGCCGTGGACGGACTTCCCGCGCGACTACGACCTGATCCGCGAAAGGATCTCCCGGGTCGTGCCCGGTTGCGAGTCCTACAACGAGCGGGTGCGGGAGCCCGATGGCTTCGTCCTGCCCCACGCGCCGCGCGACGCCCGCGAGTTCACCGGCACGAGGAGCGGGAAGGCGGCGTTCACCGCGAACGAGCTGACCGTGCCGTTCGTGCCCGAAGGCAGGCTGCTGCTGCAGACGCTGCGCAGCCATGACCAGTACAACACCACGATCTACGGCCTCGACGACCGCTACCGCGGCATCAAGGACGCCCGGCGCGTGGTCCTGGTGAACCCGGACGACCTGACCGCCCTCGGATTCGAGGACGGTCAGCTGGTCGACCTGATCGGCGAGTGGCCCGACCGCGAACGGCGGGCCGAGCGGTTCCGGGTGGTGTCCTACCCCACGGCCCGCGGATGCGCCGCGGCGTACTTCCCGGAGGCGAACTCGCTGGTGCCACTGGACTCCACCGCCGACACGTCCAACACGCCGACGTCGAAGTCCATCGTCATCCGACTGGAGGGAACTACGCCGCCAGCTGCGCCTTGA
- a CDS encoding SCO4225 family membrane protein, with product MSKATVVALAYLALVALVCVVTVVVAAAGDSESMVGVWCVFVTMPVSLLVVQAAGAIGYWPVVVISAFVQAAVIWFVVRALTKRSVAS from the coding sequence ATGAGTAAAGCGACGGTCGTGGCGCTGGCCTACCTGGCCCTGGTCGCCCTGGTGTGTGTGGTCACGGTCGTGGTCGCCGCGGCAGGCGACTCCGAGTCGATGGTCGGCGTGTGGTGCGTCTTCGTCACGATGCCGGTGTCCCTGCTGGTGGTCCAGGCCGCGGGCGCGATCGGCTACTGGCCGGTGGTGGTCATCTCCGCGTTCGTGCAGGCGGCCGTGATCTGGTTCGTCGTGCGGGCGCTCACAAAGAGGTCCGTCGCGTCCTGA
- a CDS encoding YbaB/EbfC family nucleoid-associated protein, with translation MTEPVFGVDAATTNAGLDQWAADIQAKAERYSAMEREVTAVTATESSSDGSIRVTVDSAGAIKDLQFTEDLKRLPATRMAELVLTTMRKAQARISDQVAEIVQTRVGDDPETTEAVVGAYRARFPDPEPEQDEADGTMRLGQVDEDDQPGERPRPPRRPRPEDDDDFGGSIFH, from the coding sequence TTGACCGAGCCAGTCTTCGGCGTCGACGCGGCAACCACCAACGCGGGCCTCGACCAGTGGGCCGCCGACATCCAAGCCAAGGCCGAACGCTATTCGGCCATGGAGCGCGAGGTCACCGCGGTCACCGCCACCGAGTCGTCCAGCGACGGCTCGATCCGGGTCACCGTCGACTCCGCGGGCGCGATCAAGGATCTCCAGTTCACCGAGGACCTCAAGCGCCTGCCCGCCACCCGGATGGCCGAGCTGGTGCTCACCACCATGCGCAAAGCCCAGGCCCGCATCTCCGACCAGGTCGCCGAGATCGTCCAGACCCGCGTCGGCGACGACCCGGAGACCACCGAGGCGGTCGTCGGCGCCTACCGTGCGCGGTTCCCCGATCCGGAGCCCGAGCAGGACGAGGCCGACGGGACCATGCGACTGGGCCAAGTCGACGAAGATGACCAACCCGGGGAACGGCCCCGCCCGCCGCGGCGTCCCAGGCCCGAGGACGACGACGATTTCGGTGGCTCGATCTTCCACTGA
- a CDS encoding mycoredoxin gives MSAPSTLTMYSTTWCGYCRRLKTLLSADGIEYVEVDIEETPGAADFVMQVNGGNQTVPTLHFPNGAALTNPSLAEVKAQLAA, from the coding sequence ATGTCGGCACCCAGCACGCTCACCATGTACTCGACGACCTGGTGCGGGTACTGCCGCAGGCTCAAGACGCTGCTCTCCGCCGACGGCATCGAGTACGTCGAGGTCGACATCGAGGAGACCCCCGGCGCAGCCGACTTCGTGATGCAGGTCAACGGGGGCAACCAGACCGTCCCCACCCTGCACTTCCCGAACGGTGCCGCGCTGACCAACCCGAGCCTCGCCGAGGTCAAGGCGCAGCTGGCGGCGTAG
- a CDS encoding valine--tRNA ligase, which translates to MQTTDLPQAWEPAAVEAELYQGWVDAGYFTADSSSEKPPFTIVLPPPNVTGSLHMGHALNHTVMDALTRRKRMQGFEVLWLPGMDHAGIATQNVVERQLAGEGLSRHDLGREKFVERVWEWKAEYGGKILDQMRRLGDGIDWSRERFTMDEGLSRAVQTIFKQLFEDGLIYRAERIINWCPRCRTALSDIEVDHSDDDGELISIRYGDGDNAIVVATTRAETMLGDTAVAVHPEDERYKHLIGTYVVLPLTGREIPIVGDEHVDPEFGTGAVKVTPAHDPNDFEIGQRHSLPSITIMDEAAVITAHGPFLGLDRFEARPAVVAALRAEGRIVAEKRPYLHSVGHCSRCDTVVEPRLSMQWWVNVQPLAQAAGDAVRDGRTEVHPPELAKRYFDWVDNMHDWTISRQLWWGHRIPVWYGPNDKVVCVGPDEEPPTGDDWTQDPDVLDTWFSSALWPISTLGWPTKTSDLAKFYPTSVLSTGYDILFFWVARMMMFGLYAMDGVQPFDHIYLHGLIRDAQGKKMSKSRGNVIDPLDWLDRFGADATRFTLARGANPGSDMALAEEWAGGSRNFCTKLWNASRFALMNGATTAVDVPDRAELTDADRWILDQADALVSEVDTLFDDFQFAKLCDALYHFTWDLYCDWYLELAKVQIAEGGARANATRAVLGHVLDKVLRLLHPVIPFVTEVLWKSLTGKESIVITDWPTTSGATPDPDATRRVEGVQKLITEIRRFRADQGLKPGQKVPARLSGVDGAGLSAHASAVTALARLDAPGEAFEPSASLEVPLAGGTVTVELDLSGTVDLVAERKRLTKDLTAAEKELAQCEAKLGNPKFTDKAPADVVAKIQGRRDVAAAEIERITARIAALPAS; encoded by the coding sequence ATGCAGACCACCGACCTCCCGCAGGCCTGGGAGCCTGCCGCGGTAGAGGCGGAGCTGTACCAGGGCTGGGTAGACGCCGGTTACTTCACCGCCGACAGCTCGAGTGAGAAGCCGCCGTTCACCATCGTGCTGCCCCCGCCGAACGTCACCGGCAGCCTGCACATGGGCCACGCCCTCAACCACACCGTCATGGACGCGCTGACCCGCCGCAAGCGGATGCAGGGCTTCGAGGTGCTGTGGCTGCCGGGCATGGACCACGCGGGCATCGCGACGCAGAACGTCGTCGAGCGCCAACTCGCGGGCGAGGGCCTGTCCCGGCACGACCTGGGCCGCGAGAAGTTCGTCGAGCGCGTGTGGGAGTGGAAGGCCGAGTACGGCGGCAAGATCCTCGACCAGATGCGCCGCCTCGGCGACGGCATCGACTGGTCTCGCGAGCGGTTCACCATGGACGAGGGCCTGTCCCGCGCCGTGCAGACGATCTTCAAGCAGCTGTTCGAGGACGGCCTGATCTACCGCGCTGAGCGCATCATCAACTGGTGCCCGCGCTGCCGCACCGCGCTCTCGGACATCGAGGTCGACCACTCCGACGACGACGGCGAACTCATCTCGATCCGTTATGGCGACGGCGACAACGCAATCGTTGTCGCGACCACCCGCGCGGAGACGATGCTCGGCGACACGGCTGTGGCCGTGCACCCCGAGGACGAGCGGTACAAGCACCTCATCGGCACCTACGTCGTGCTGCCGCTGACCGGCCGCGAGATCCCCATCGTCGGCGACGAGCACGTCGACCCGGAGTTCGGCACCGGCGCGGTCAAGGTCACGCCCGCGCACGACCCCAACGACTTCGAGATCGGGCAGCGGCACAGCCTGCCGTCCATCACGATCATGGACGAGGCCGCGGTCATCACCGCGCACGGCCCGTTCCTGGGCCTCGACCGCTTCGAGGCGCGTCCCGCCGTCGTCGCCGCGCTGCGCGCCGAGGGCCGGATCGTCGCGGAGAAGCGGCCGTACCTGCACTCCGTCGGCCACTGCTCGCGCTGCGACACGGTGGTCGAGCCGCGGCTGTCGATGCAGTGGTGGGTCAACGTGCAGCCGCTGGCCCAGGCCGCGGGCGACGCCGTGCGCGACGGCCGCACCGAGGTGCACCCGCCGGAGCTGGCCAAGCGCTACTTCGACTGGGTCGACAACATGCACGACTGGACGATCTCGCGCCAGCTGTGGTGGGGCCACCGCATCCCGGTTTGGTACGGCCCCAACGACAAGGTCGTCTGCGTCGGCCCCGACGAGGAGCCGCCCACCGGCGACGACTGGACGCAGGACCCCGACGTCCTCGACACGTGGTTCTCCTCTGCCCTGTGGCCGATCTCCACGCTCGGCTGGCCGACGAAGACCTCGGACCTGGCCAAGTTCTATCCGACCAGCGTCCTGTCGACCGGCTACGACATCCTGTTCTTCTGGGTCGCCCGGATGATGATGTTCGGCCTGTACGCGATGGACGGCGTGCAGCCGTTCGACCACATCTACCTGCACGGACTGATCCGGGACGCGCAGGGCAAGAAGATGTCCAAGTCGCGCGGAAACGTCATCGACCCGCTCGACTGGCTCGACCGCTTCGGCGCCGACGCCACCCGCTTCACCCTGGCCCGCGGCGCGAACCCCGGCAGCGACATGGCGCTCGCCGAGGAGTGGGCGGGCGGTTCCCGCAACTTCTGCACGAAGCTGTGGAACGCCAGCCGCTTCGCCCTGATGAACGGCGCCACCACCGCGGTCGACGTGCCGGACCGAGCCGAGCTGACCGACGCCGACCGCTGGATCCTCGACCAGGCCGACGCCCTGGTGTCCGAAGTGGACACCCTGTTCGACGACTTCCAGTTCGCCAAGCTGTGCGACGCCCTCTACCACTTCACCTGGGACCTGTACTGCGACTGGTACCTGGAGCTGGCGAAGGTCCAGATCGCCGAGGGCGGCGCCCGCGCGAACGCGACCAGGGCGGTCCTCGGGCACGTGCTGGACAAGGTGCTGCGGCTGCTGCACCCGGTCATCCCGTTCGTCACCGAGGTCCTGTGGAAGTCGTTGACGGGCAAGGAATCCATCGTCATCACCGACTGGCCCACCACGTCCGGCGCCACCCCGGACCCGGATGCCACGCGCCGGGTCGAGGGCGTGCAGAAGCTGATCACCGAGATTCGTCGCTTCCGCGCGGACCAGGGATTGAAGCCGGGCCAGAAGGTCCCCGCGCGTCTGTCCGGTGTGGACGGTGCGGGCCTGTCGGCCCACGCGTCCGCCGTGACGGCGTTGGCCCGCTTGGATGCCCCCGGTGAGGCGTTCGAACCGAGCGCGTCCCTGGAGGTCCCGCTGGCGGGCGGCACGGTGACGGTGGAACTGGACCTGTCCGGCACGGTCGACCTGGTGGCGGAACGCAAGCGCCTCACCAAGGACCTGACGGCGGCGGAGAAGGAACTCGCCCAGTGCGAGGCCAAACTCGGCAACCCCAAGTTCACCGACAAGGCGCCGGCGGATGTGGTGGCGAAGATCCAGGGCCGTCGGGACGTCGCGGCCGCGGAGATCGAGCGCATCACGGCCCGGATCGCCGCCCTGCCGGCAAGCTGA